The genomic interval CAGAGAAATTATTGACCAATCAAATCTAGCAATTCTCCTGCACAGACTGCTGCCACCTTATCAGCCTGATTAAGGCTCTAATATCTGTGCAGATTCTTCATTATAAAGACACCTTTTTATCATTTGACTCCCATTTCTCCCATTTCATTTTACTGTGGAGCTCACAGTAAAATTTCCTACTTGATGGCAGTAGAAAAGATCAAAGTTGGTGTTCACAGGTTTGCCTTTGCTTCTTGCTTGTGTAATTATATACTGCCAGTGTATAATCCCTGCAGCTATCATTTACTCTGAAAGCACAGTGCAGCCTATCAGTGCACTTGGATATAATGACACTTATTGTTCGTTGGGTTATCAAATACGCAGCTTAACTCAACACTTTCGACAATCTGCAGCACGTAGTGGGAGCCAGATGGGAGTGAAAGGTCTGCAGAAATGAGCTGAAACGGtgataaaattataaaataagttGGTGAATTAAATGCTGCATTCATCTGATTTTTATGCTGCTCTGCTTTAAAACAGTTCTGCACAAAGCTTATAGATTAATGCTAAGCTCATTTAATCAGCTGCTAGTTCTGGTGCTATATCACACAGACTTTCTAGATCTTTTCATCTAACCTTCGGCAGGAAAATATATCTCACAGGTTAgagtaaaaaaattttttaccCTGGAAACAGTCATTTTAAGCACAGATCAActgagatgaaagaaaaaaacaaacaactgttGAAGGGCTTTCAAAGAATCCAGTCCTCCATCAAGGCCAATGCTCtaattttttaataagttttatggaaaataatctAGATCTGCACAAAAATGCAgatggcttttttatttttattccaactGTGTTTCATCTTTCCTTTGAATTTCATTAAATTGTTATTGGTTACTTTTGTGCAATCTTGCTGTCAGACGAACATCCCTAAAAACAAAcctcccttctctctctctctctctctatctctctcagCTCTTGCCTCGAGGAAATTATAAATCAAACTTCTGATCAAAGTGTGACACAAAAGTAATGTTGACGAGGATGGGCAACCTTTACCGCCTTACGAttaactttcttttctatctcactttttttttttttttttttcctgttggcATCTTGTCAGCATCTGGTCTGTTTGTGTTCTGCCTGGTTTATTAGAAGTTGTTTTTGCTGAGAGTCTGCGATTCATTGCTCCTGCTAGATTTTAAagttgaattttttaaaggcCCTGGTGTTTTAGTTTCTCTTCTGATAGAGGGtgtgaaaaaaatttaaaaattgaaGTCAAAATAGGTGTGAGAATGGCTTTTTGAGGATGATAAAGGCACAAAAAGTGTAGGGAAATTTATGCATATTAGTGTGTGAGAAAGGCTGGAGTGCTTGAGGAGAGAGGTTAAATAAGTAGTTATGGTGCAGAGTAAACAGATGATAATTAGAGGGAAAATGGTGTGAGGTTGTATCTTTTTTCTAATTAGCACATCAGAGCCAAACAAGCACAACTGAAAGGATACAAGAGTAGATAAAATGCTTGTTTTCACAGTTTCTTTTTCAAAGTGTTGCCAAGTGTCAAATGGCatcagaacaaaataaatagataaataaatacaaacagctGAAGTAGCTTTGCCTGCAATGTTTTTGGCTATTTAACTCGTTGAACATAATCATTTCTTCATCAAATCTTCTAATCAGAAGCTGTTATAGAGGCTCAGTCCTTTCATATAATTTAAAGGACCAAAACAGGCTGTTAACAAGTAGTTACTTACTGcctaaactaaaaaaatctgttatccAATTGCTCACAGACCGAGCTAGTTATATATTGGCCAACATGCGTGAGATGATGACGTGAATGATTTAAAAGGCAAAAGGCAGAAAAGAAATATTGAATGACACAGCTGAAATCTATTTTTCTGTAACCTGCACATTTcagtttattctattttttataaTCCGGACTCCTGCATGATCACCACACTGCTGCTTTGATTATGAgcaataaaatcagaaataattGCAGCAAAACAAATGAAGGACCACATATTTGAGCACTGAGTGGAAGAGTGTGAAAGTGAAGCTGTGCTTTTCATGTACACACAGATAAACAGGATGAAGAGCACAGCTGGATGCTGAGTTTTCTATTGATCGTGTTGGGCAACAACATACAAATTAATCCTTAGTTAGAAATTAAATCAATAGGTAATTAGCCTCTCGTTGAAATTAACGGTCCCAGCATGTCACTGTTAGCCACTCAAACACCATCTGATCCCTTTTTTTATGTAGCATGTCTGCAGCCATCACAGAAGTAGAAGAGGTTGAAGCTACATTCATGCTAAAACTGAAGCTAGAACTTCTGGAAAAACAGAGAGGGCAATAAAACCACAAGTGAGAAGACTAAATAAATCTTTTGCTGACagtgagaaaatgtttttctctcttttttttttttttttttttcttttagatttaaaGAGAGTTTCACTTTTATAAATGTGACTTGGTTTGTTTAAGGAGTATCTTGGTTTAACAGTGGAGTATTTCTACAGCAGCAAAGCCtttcagacttcaggttttaaaaaatgcttaataTCGAAGAACACTTGGATAATCCTCACTCTGAAATGCGTGCTTGTCAAAGCTACAGTATCGAATGCTGAGGGTTTGAACCAGCATGGCGGCTTCGTAGCTGCAGGTGCATCGTTTTAAAAAATTATCCACAACCTCATATCCTTGAGATTTTCCTCTCCTCAGCACCTCATATTTCATAACTCTAACTTCCCTGTGGGTGCTTGGTGTTTTTGCCTGAGACAGATTTTGCGTGGTGCAGCCTTAATCTGATAGATTAACTGTCAGtattgtgtttttcctttttttatcatCCCTGGCGTCAGCATGTGACATGCTTTCACTCCTTTTTGTGAAGAGCAGACTCATGCTGACATCCTTATcattcttacacacacacaccaccattTCTATCTTGACTTTTCATGTGATTTGTTTCTGCTTGTTGAACAATATTTCAATAATTCCACAGTATCTGtcctaaacttttttttttttcttttgctaatgTTCCTCAGGCAGGGAGCCCAACTTCAGTCAACGCTCCATGCAGTTTCTCAAGGACATCAGTTTCCCCCTCCAGCCAGGACATCTGCAGGTACAAACCTCTTCAGTTTAAACTTGTGCCAGAAATTTGTGTCCACAATGAATGAGCTCTTGAGGGCCTTAAAATGAATCTGTTTATCTTTTCTTACTAGTGAAATGTAACTCTTTAGTAGCCATGTTTAATGGCATTAGATGGGTATTATCTTGACTGATCAACCTCTAAACTGTTTTGtctccattttaaaatgtattgtctcttctatttctctttttttgtcctttttcacACCTTCTCCTCCTGTCTTACACCTCTGTCATCATTCACATCATCCACtatcataaacacacactcacaaaacaCTTAAACAGCAGCCAGGATCAGGACATTCACAAGCAGACGACCGTGGTTCTGTTAAACTCTAATGGTAAAACCTGTCAAGGTTCAGGTGTTTCGGTGACCACCCTCTGCACAGACACGCTGCCAGTCTCCAAGCACACCAAACAGCGAGACTGGATGTCTCTGCTCCGTCCGACTTCTTCTGTCAACATCCGACCTAACAGCTCACTCAGGTTTTCGCTCTCTCTGAATGATGTGGGCCAGCGCATGGACAGTCTTTGCCGCGGTCTGCACTTTATAGACCGCACATGCTCTGAGGGAGAACTGGATGTGGAGCCCGAGCCTGCTCAGCATCCTGGCTCAGAGCAAAGGGCGCACACTCTCAACGGCAAGCTGGTCGCAGCCCTCCCACACCATATTCCAAGTGCTCCCTCCTCAACACGCACCCAACCCCACCTCGTCCCCTCCTTCACCAACAACTACAAATACATGCTGGGCATCCATTCCACTGGTTGTCTCTCATCTGACCCTGCTGCCATCAATCCTCCACTTTCAAACAACCACCTCCAGCCTCCTCCCGCctcaggctccagcttcctccgTCTTCTCCTTCCCTTCTCTCGATCCTCCACATCAGCCAGCCTACAATGCTCTGAGCTGGGCAGCTACGCCTCCCACCTCCACATCACTAAGTCCTCTAGCGGACTGCTGGAAGGCACCGAGTCAGGTTTCCCCTCCCAGGATCCACTGGCAGATGACGATGTATTTGAAGTGGATCGGCTCAGATCAGCTCCACAGGGAACAGGCAAGCTGGCATCCCCAGAAACAGTCACTGCGGCTATGCCAGGTGCTCTGCTAGCCCCTTTGTGCTATATGGATGAAGACAGTGACCTGGAATGCTGTTCATCCCCATTGTCAGAGAAAACTGGGCCACAGTCACTATTGTCGTTATCTGGGGACTGCTGCAGGTGGGTGACTGTCTGGATGGTGTACTCCACACCCACCCTTCCTATGACCTGTGCAGTTACGTAGCAGTGAACCCCCAGAGCCCCACGGAGTAGTGAAAAGCTTCTCATCCTGTAGTATAACTACCCAGCAGATATTTTCCACTAGAGCAGTATTTGTCCTCTAAACCCCAGTTCAGCATGGAGCTCTTTAGTCAGAAGAAAATGACATAGATCTACACACACCTCACGACTGCCCGCCTCCTCCCCAGTTGTCCTGATCCAAGCCCTCATGTGTGTCCACAACAAAAATGTGATGTAATGTAATTTCATACCATTTAATTTCACTCCACTGTTATCTCAGTGCTCTGCTGAGTTTTTCATTGTGCTGTCAAGTCATGtctttataataatttttcatttttactagATCGATGACGCAGTAAAGTGTCTCATATAGGCGGCATAAAATTGTGATTGATTTTGCTCATAAGCTTGAAGCTTTGCAGTGGGAATAGGGGCTATAGCAATCTTAAAAACTAGATAGAGGGGAAGAGGTTAGTTTAGAAAATTTAATAGTTCTGAGGAGTGGAGTGTGTTACAGTGTGGAAAACAGCAAGACAGTGGCAGAAAGTGAACTGTAATTTGAACAGGTATCCGTCTGGGTCAGCAAGGCAAAGCTTGTGCAGTCGTATTGTCAGAGCCAGGCCCTGTTACACAGAACAGATTGTTTGTAGTATTTGATTACAGATCAGGTCATGGCTGTATGACCTCCAGTGATGAGGCTTACTAGCAGTAGAAACTGATTGGCTGCCACAAACAGGAATTTTGAGCGTTACATTGAGCCCTTCTGGGTCCTATCATCTGTCAAAAAGTCATCTGGCAGCAGTTCACTGGACTGATTAAATGTAAGTCTTTTAATGAATTCAATATCATTTATATACATCTGTCTTGTCCTCTCTGCTGTAACTTCTTTCAGCTCATGCCTTTTTCAAATCAGCTTTAGGTTGATAAAGAAACATGATCTCCGGCCAGGGTGTAGGCCAGAGATCAAGAGGCAGATTATTGGCTTCAAATAGCTTGTGTAGTCTCTGACTTGGCATACACCTACTCTCAGCCAGCTCTCAGTCAGGTGGCTTGAAGCGTGAGCTCAGACCTGAGGTCGACCTCACCCGTGAAAGTGTGTGGGAGGTAGTATTTCCACAGTAGTACAGCATGTTAATTATTAACCAGATGTTTTATTGACAACATATCACAGTGTGACGGTTGGAAGTCTGATAAGAATTGACTTCCCCATCAGAAATGTCAGGTGAAAGCTGACAGCTTAGTGTTTctcctaaaaataaataaactaagttttcttcattttaaaaagctcccagggattatttttgttttaataacttGTTGGATTAAATCTTTCTGTTACTTGGCCAGTTCTCATCTTTGAATTGTTATATAATGCAATGTTGTGAGGTTACTGGAAATGGTGCTATCAAAAAAAGGTCATAAAAAGTGTTATTAAACAATATTAGAAGGTGAGTCATTTTATGTACATCACGTAACCCTCCTGTCCACACCAAAAGGTTTGTACTTAGTTTGGGTGTTTACACTTTTAAACCTTTTATCTGTCATAGAATGAGTCAGCTAAATTCTGTGATTCCTTCCTTCAAATAAGTGTGCACTGCaaagtttatattttcttttaagatgATATACATACATCTTTAATATACATACAGTGAGATgaagtgaagagaagaaaaaggaggaaaaaggaCCCCGACTTGCTGTAT from Melanotaenia boesemani isolate fMelBoe1 chromosome 16, fMelBoe1.pri, whole genome shotgun sequence carries:
- the march8 gene encoding E3 ubiquitin-protein ligase MARCH8 isoform X2; protein product: MNMPLHQISVIPRDVTSSRMSGSGKAKDKDKQNEKPLGHSASRSSNISKAGSPTSVNAPCSFSRTSVSPSSQDICSSQDQDIHKQTTVVLLNSNGKTCQGSGVSVTTLCTDTLPVSKHTKQRDWMSLLRPTSSVNIRPNSSLRFSLSLNDVGQRMDSLCRGLHFIDRTCSEGELDVEPEPAQHPGSEQRAHTLNGKLVAALPHHIPSAPSSTRTQPHLVPSFTNNYKYMLGIHSTGCLSSDPAAINPPLSNNHLQPPPASGSSFLRLLLPFSRSSTSASLQCSELGSYASHLHITKSSSGLLEGTESGFPSQDPLADDDVFEVDRLRSAPQGTGKLASPETVTAAMPGALLAPLCYMDEDSDLECCSSPLSEKTGPQSLLSLSGDCCRICHCEGDDESPLITPCHCTGSLRFVHQGCLQQWIKSSDTRCCELCKYEFIMETKLKPLRKWEKLQMTASERRKIMCSVTFHVIAITCVVWSLYVLIDRTADEIRLAGRIPGILEWPFWTKLVVVAIGFTGGLVFMYVQCKVYIHLWKRLKAYNRVIYVQNRPDTCKKQVLEKPPLMEPSLENKEALVPTQSDTNSSQYTETEDYSMEVLHV